The window CGTACTTCCAGGATGTGTCGAAGCCGTGCAACAAGCGTGAGCCGGGCAGCGGCTGCGGCGCGCGGGACGGCGTCCACCGCGATCACGCGGTGCTCGGTCACTCCGCGCACTGCGTCGCCACCCATCCCTCGGACATGGCGGTGGCGCTGGCCGCTCTGGACGGGCGTGTCGAACTGTCCGGGCCGGACGGTGCCCGGAGTGTCGCGGCGGCGGACTTCCACCGGCTGCCCGGGGACCGGCCCGAGCAGGACACCGAGATCCGGCCCGGCGAACTGATCACCGGCGTGGTGCTGCCCGCTGTCACGGCCGGGCTGCCGTCGGCGTACCGCAAGGCCCGTGACCGTGCCTCGTACGCCTTCGCGCTCGCGTCCGTCGCGGTGGTGCTGCGGGTGTCGGACGGTGTGGTCGTTCATGCCGGGCTCGCCTTCGGGGCGCTGGCGCACCGGCCCTGGCGGGCCCGGCGGGCGGAGGAGGCGCTGCTGGGCGCGGCTCCGACCACCGCCGCGTTCGAACACGCCGTCGACCTCGAACTGTCCGCCGCGCGGCCGCTGCGGGACAACGCGTTCAAAGTGCCGCTGGCCCGCAATCTCGCCGTGGACGTGCTGTCCCGGCTCGCGGAACCGGCGCTCACGCGGAGGACTCCATGACCGGCAGCGTGGGTGCTCCCGCCGAGCGCCGGGAGGGACGGGAGAAGGTCAGCGGCACCGCCCGCTACGCCGCCGAGTACCCCTCCCCCGGCCGGGCCCAGGCCTGGCCCGTGCCGGCGACCGTCGCCCGGGGGCGGGTGACCGGCGTCGACACGGAGGCGGCCCTCGCCGTGCCGGGTGTCCTCGCCGTGCTCACCCACGAGAACGCGCCGCGGCTCGCCGAGCCGGACGATCCGACGCTGGCCGTGCTCCAGGACGCCCGGGTTCCGCACCGGGGCTGGTTCGTGGCCCTGGTGGTGGCCGAGACCTTGGAGGCGGCCCGGGCCGGTGCCGCCGCGGTCCGGGTCGCCTACGACGCCGAAGAGCACGACGTGACCCTCACCGCCTCGCACCCGGGCGTGTACGTGCCCGAGGAGGCCAATGGCGGTCATCCCGCCGTCCGTGAACACGGCGACCCCGACGGAGCCTTCGGGTCCTCCGCCGTCCAGGTGGACGTCGCGTACCGGGTTCCGCCGCTGCACAACCACCCGATGGAACCGCACGCCAGCACCGCCCGCTGGGACGACGGGCGGCTGACCGTGCACACCTCCAGTCAGGGCGCCGGTGCCGTACGGGGCGTGCTCGCCGGGTTGTTCGGCGTTCCGAAGGACCGGGTCGTCGTCACCGCCGAGCATGTCGGCGGCGGCTTCGGGTCCAAGGGCACGCCCCGGCCCGACGTGGTGCTCGCGGCGCTGGCGGCACGGCAGACCGGGCGGGCGGTCACCGTGGCCCTCCCCCGCCGGTATCTGCCCGCCGTCGTCGGGCACCGCGCTCCCACCCTGCACCGGCTGCGCCTCGGTGCCGACACGGACGGCCGCCTCACGTCCCTGGTGCACGAGGTCACCACCCACACCTCGCGCATCAAGGAGTTCGTGGAGCAGGCGGCCGTGCCCGCGCGCGTGATGTACGCGACGCCCCACAGCCGTACGGTGCACCGGGTCGCCGCCCTGGACGTGCCCTCGCCTTCGTGGATGCGGGCGCCGGGCGAGGCTCCGGGGATGTACGCGCTGGAGTCCGCCATGGACGAACTCGCCGAAGAGCTGGGCATGGACCCGGTCGAGCTGCGGATCCGCAACGAGCCGGACGTCGAACCCGACAGCGGCAAGCCGTTCAGCAGCCGGCACCTGGTCGAGTGTCTGCGCGAGGGTGCCCGGCGCTTCGGATGGGCGGGGCGCGATCCACGCACGGGCTCCAGTGGGGAAGGGCCCCTGCTGCTGGGGACGGGCGTGGCGGCCGCGACGTATCCCGTCATGGTGTGGCCCGCCGCGGCGACGGCCCGCGCGCTGCCCGACGGGACGTTCCTGGTGCGGATCAACGCCACCGACATCGGTACGGGGGCCCGGACCGTGCTCGCGCAGATCGGCGCCGACGCCCTCGGGGTGCCGCTGGAGCGGGTGCGCACGGAGGTCGGCAGCAGTGAGCTTCCGTCGGCGCCGCTGGCGGGCGGCTCGTCCGGCACGGCCTCCTGGGGCTGGGCGGTCCACGAGGCCTGTTCGCTGCTGGCGCGGCGGCTGGCCGAGCACGCGGGGCCGCTGCCCGGGCAGGGTCTCGACGTCCGTGCGGACACCGGGGGCGTGGCGGAAGCGGAGAGCGCCTGGGCCCGGCACGCCTTCGGGGCGCACTTCGCCGAGGTCGCGGTGGACACGGTCACCGGCGAGGTCCGGGTCGGCCGGCTGCTCGGGGTGTACGCCGCCGGGCGCATCCTCAACGCCCGCACGGCACGCTCCCAGTTCGTCGGCGGCATGACGATGGGGCTGGGCATGGCGCTGACCGAGGGCAGCACGATGGACGCCGCGTTCGGGGACTTCACCGAGTCGGACCTGGCGTCGTACCACGTGCCCGTGCACGCCGACATCGGCGAGATCGAGGCGCACTGGCTCGACGAGGACGATGCCCGTCTCAACCCGATGGGCAGCAAGGGCATCGGGGAGATCGGCATCGTCGGGACGGCCGCGGCGATCGGCAACGCCGTGCACCACGCCACCGGCGTCCGTTTCCGGGAACTCCCGCTCACGCCGGACCGGGTGCTGGCCGGGCTGCTCGAGCGCCGGGGGACGAACGACGACCGGACCGGACCCGCGGCGAGCGGATCCGGTCCGGTACGGCGGTCGTAGACGTCACTCCGCCATACTGCGTGCCTCGGTCGCCGGCAACGGCGCCCACTGGCCGCTGACGAGCGGCGCCACCGCGCGGAAGACCAGCGAGACGAGGGCCAGCAGCGCCGTGCACACGGCGGCACCGGCGGCGAACCACGGCGGGGCGAGCGCGAGGTCCACGGCCCGGGTCAGGGACGCCGACGGGAAGGAACTCCCGTACGCCTGCGCCCCGGCCAGCACCGTGGGCACCACCACCGCCCCGACCAGCACCGGCGCCACGGGGCGCAGGGCCAGCAGCAGCGCCAGCACCGTGCAGAGCACGGACAGGCCGAGAGCTATGGCGTGCAGGTCCAGGGAGGCTCCGCCGCGCTGCAGCGGGAAGTGGGCCACCGCGCATACGGCCAGGCCCAGAGCCGTCAGCCAACTCGACCATGCCATGGACCTGGTGAGCCGCTCCGTCGCGCGGTCGCGGTCCGACGGTGCGGAGTCGAGGGTCCGGCGGGTCTCGCGACGCTTGGCGGGCCGGACGGGTGTCAGGGGCTGTGTGGTCTCGGCATCGGGGGCCGGAGGCGCGGCGGGCACCCGGCCGTTGCGGTCCAGCCGCTCCAGGCCGAGGCGGTCGATCAGCTCCACCAGCTCCCCGACGGACCGGCCGGTGGCGGCCGCGCGGAGTGCCTCCTCGCGGACGTGGGGCATCTGCGGCTCTTTGTGCAGCAGGGTCACCAGCCGGGTCACTTCCTCCACCGGCCGGTGGGCGGCCGCGGCCCGGATCGCCTCGTCCGCGCTGTCGGCGTCCCGTGGGGGCTTCGTCAGCAGGGCGATCATCCGGCTCACGTCCTCCACGCGCCGCTCCACACCGGCCGTACGGAGGGCGTCGACCATCGCTTCGGCGTGGTCGGGCGACTTCCCCAGCGATGTGATGAGGGCGACGACCTCCTCCAGGGGCCGGTCGACCACGGCGGCGTGCACCAGGTCGCTGACCGCGTCACCGTACGGCGCGGGAACCGGCCCCGTGCCGGGCCGCAGCTCCACGGGATTGTCGTCCAGCGACCGAATCACGAACGGCCGCGCCCCCGACTGCTCCACGTCGGCCCGGTCCGGACCGGGGCCGTCGAGCGGGGCGTGCGGTGCATCCACCGGCTCCTTGCGGAGGCCCGTGGGCGGGGTGGAGGGCCGCGCCGGCTGGTGGGACGACCCTGCGGCAGCGGGCGGGGCGGACGGCGGGCTGACGGGGTTCGGGCGGGGGCCCACAGGCGCGGCGGCCTGACGATCCGCCTGCTGAGCCCCCGAGACAGCGGGCTCGGCCGAGAGCGGCCTCACCGGGTTCGCAGAGGGACCCCCGGGCGCGGCGGACTGACGGTCCGCCTGGGGAGACCCTGCGGCGGCATGCGGGGCGGACGGCGGGCTCACCGGGTCAGGGCGGGGGCCCGCAGGCGCGGCGGACTGACGGTCCACCTGGCCCGGCTCCGAGTCAACGGGCTTGGCCGACGGCGAGTTCACCGAGTTCGCAGGGGGACCCTCGGGCGCGGGCGATGGCCGGTCCGTCTGCTGCGGCGCTGAGACGGCGGGCTCGACGGGCGGCGAGACCACCGGGTTCGGGCGAGAGGGCGCGGCCGACGGCCGGTCCGCGTCGTCCGAGCCGGGGGCGGCGGACCGGTCGAAAGCCACAGCCGCCTCGCCCGAGGCAGAGGCAGAGGCAGAAGCAGGGGCAGGGGCAGGGGCAGCAGCAGAGGCAGACGCAGGGGTCGCCGGGCGCGCCGGCTCCTGGTCCGTCGGGGCCGCATCGGGGCCGGCAGGCCGAACATTCTCAGCCACACCGGCGGCAGCCGACCGCACGGGATCCGCCCCGTTTACGACAGGGGCGACAGGCGTGGCAGACGACGGAGCGATCTCGTCCACGCCAGAAGCAGGCGTCGGCGCCGACACCTGGTGCGGCCCGTCCCCAGCGAGGGCGGCCGGTTCCGTGCCCGGCGGGCCCGCGGGGTGAGGCGCGGCGGGAGGCTCGGTGCCCGCACGGTACGTCTCGTGCGAGGGGGCGGCGGGCTGTGTGCTCGTCTGCTCCACCTGGTACGCGCCGGTGGCGACGGTGGTCTCGGCGGACGGCTGGGCGGACCCGTTCGACTCGCCGGTTATGGCGGACCCGTTCGAGCGGGGTGATGAAGAGCAGGTGGTCATACTCGCCTCCATGGGAAGAGTGCGGCCGCTCCTGCGCCCCCCGTCGTGTGACGAGCGACGTTACGCTGACCATTACTAGGCGCCCCCTTCACCCCGTGCCACTCGTGTGAGCCACCGGGATGACCACCCGCACGGGAAAATCCGCCGACGCGCCGACATGTCGGGCCCCGGCCGCAATACAGCCGCCGGAAACGGGAATCCACGTAAAGACACCCCGTGTCGCGGCACGCCAGGAGGAGGGCAACCCGTGGATACGACCGCAACGGTGATCACCCTGGCCGCGATTCTCGCGGCCGTCGTCCTCGTCCTCGCCGTCAGCGTCTTCCTGAGACTGGTCCGGACCCGGCGCGATCTGCGGAGCGCGGGTCTGCCCACCGGGCCGCGCTGGGTCTTCTGGGGCGCGGTCGCCTATTTCGTCCTGCCTGCCGACGTGCTGCCGGACCCGGTGTACCTGGACGACATCGGTGTTCTGCTGCTCGCTCTGCGTACCGTCCGCGGCTCCCTCGGCGAACGGGATCGCAGGACGACACGCCGGGCTGACCACGAACCGGCAAAATAACTACGGAGAGTAAGGAAACCAACCACCCGTTCGATTCGTATAAGTCTCTGGAAGCCGAAACAAGCGAGCGGCCGGGGGGCCGCGCCCAATGACCAACGCTTGGTCGGCGCAGTACCGACGAGGGAGAGACGATGCAACCGTTCGCGCTCAACTACGCGCGCCCGGCAGTGGAGTTGGAAGCTGCTATTCCGTATGTGTACGACACCGGACTGCAGTTGAACGTGCTCCTCGACGGCCGCGTCGCGGCCAGCGACTTCGGCCTGCTGAGAGAGGTGGGCACCACGACCTCCACCGCGGGCTCCAAGACCCACTTCGACGACTGACCGCGGGCCGCCGAAGATGACCGTACTGATCCTCACCTGCGAGGAGGACGTGACCGCGGACATGGTGGTCGTGCACCTGAACGCGACGGGGGTTCCGGTGGTCCGCGTCGATCCCGCAGACCTGACCGGCGGTGTCGCACTGTCGGGTGAGTTCGTCCACGGCCGCTTCCGTGGCCATCTGTCCGCCGGGGGGCGGCTGGTGAGCATCGGGGGACTGCGCTCGGTCTGGGTGCGCCGGCCCGGCACCCCGGCCGGGCGGGCGGCCCAGCCGTCCGCGTGGCTGACCGAGGAGGCCGCTCAGGCGCTCTACGGCATGCTGCGGGGCTCGGACGCGCGCTGGATGAACCACCCGGACGCGGCCCGCCGGGCCCGGCACAAGCCGTGGCAGCTCAGAGTCGCCCAGCGGTGCGGACTGCCCGTGCCGGCGACGCTGATCACGACCTTCCCGCGGGCCGCCCGCGAGTTCGCCGAGCGCTATCCGGACCTGGTGGTCAAGCCGGTGTCGGGCGCGCATCCGCAGGACCCGCCCCGGGCGGTGCCGACCAGCCGGGTCGCGCCGGACACGGACTTCTCCGCCGTCGCGTTCGGGCCGACGCTGTTACAGCGCCGGGTCGCCAAGCGGGCCGACATCCGTCTCACCGTCGTCGGTGAGCGGCTGCTGGCCGCCCGCAAGGCGACCGCCTCG of the Streptomyces koelreuteriae genome contains:
- a CDS encoding FAD binding domain-containing protein — encoded protein: MKEFAYVRAASVEEATSAYASHAGARYLGGGTNLVDLMKLGVERPATLIDITRLPLDAVEELPDGALRIGALVRNSDLAAHPLVRDRYPALSQAVLAGASGQLRNAATTGGNLLQRTRCPYFQDVSKPCNKREPGSGCGARDGVHRDHAVLGHSAHCVATHPSDMAVALAALDGRVELSGPDGARSVAAADFHRLPGDRPEQDTEIRPGELITGVVLPAVTAGLPSAYRKARDRASYAFALASVAVVLRVSDGVVVHAGLAFGALAHRPWRARRAEEALLGAAPTTAAFEHAVDLELSAARPLRDNAFKVPLARNLAVDVLSRLAEPALTRRTP
- a CDS encoding xanthine dehydrogenase family protein molybdopterin-binding subunit; the encoded protein is MTGSVGAPAERREGREKVSGTARYAAEYPSPGRAQAWPVPATVARGRVTGVDTEAALAVPGVLAVLTHENAPRLAEPDDPTLAVLQDARVPHRGWFVALVVAETLEAARAGAAAVRVAYDAEEHDVTLTASHPGVYVPEEANGGHPAVREHGDPDGAFGSSAVQVDVAYRVPPLHNHPMEPHASTARWDDGRLTVHTSSQGAGAVRGVLAGLFGVPKDRVVVTAEHVGGGFGSKGTPRPDVVLAALAARQTGRAVTVALPRRYLPAVVGHRAPTLHRLRLGADTDGRLTSLVHEVTTHTSRIKEFVEQAAVPARVMYATPHSRTVHRVAALDVPSPSWMRAPGEAPGMYALESAMDELAEELGMDPVELRIRNEPDVEPDSGKPFSSRHLVECLREGARRFGWAGRDPRTGSSGEGPLLLGTGVAAATYPVMVWPAAATARALPDGTFLVRINATDIGTGARTVLAQIGADALGVPLERVRTEVGSSELPSAPLAGGSSGTASWGWAVHEACSLLARRLAEHAGPLPGQGLDVRADTGGVAEAESAWARHAFGAHFAEVAVDTVTGEVRVGRLLGVYAAGRILNARTARSQFVGGMTMGLGMALTEGSTMDAAFGDFTESDLASYHVPVHADIGEIEAHWLDEDDARLNPMGSKGIGEIGIVGTAAAIGNAVHHATGVRFRELPLTPDRVLAGLLERRGTNDDRTGPAASGSGPVRRS
- the tgmA gene encoding putative ATP-grasp-modified RiPP, with translation MQPFALNYARPAVELEAAIPYVYDTGLQLNVLLDGRVAASDFGLLREVGTTTSTAGSKTHFDD
- the tgmB gene encoding ATP-grasp ribosomal peptide maturase → MTVLILTCEEDVTADMVVVHLNATGVPVVRVDPADLTGGVALSGEFVHGRFRGHLSAGGRLVSIGGLRSVWVRRPGTPAGRAAQPSAWLTEEAAQALYGMLRGSDARWMNHPDAARRARHKPWQLRVAQRCGLPVPATLITTFPRAAREFAERYPDLVVKPVSGAHPQDPPRAVPTSRVAPDTDFSAVAFGPTLLQRRVAKRADIRLTVVGERLLAARKATASDADPDDVDVRFAAPGSPWQPTDVPSCIAAGVHSYLREAELAYGAFDFVEDADGTWWFLECNQSGQFGFVEVETGQPIARTIAEWLARPIPEESPHVNGSNTKVR
- a CDS encoding YkvA family protein, with product MDTTATVITLAAILAAVVLVLAVSVFLRLVRTRRDLRSAGLPTGPRWVFWGAVAYFVLPADVLPDPVYLDDIGVLLLALRTVRGSLGERDRRTTRRADHEPAK